A section of the Festucalex cinctus isolate MCC-2025b chromosome 9, RoL_Fcin_1.0, whole genome shotgun sequence genome encodes:
- the LOC144026257 gene encoding equilibrative nucleobase transporter 1-like, with amino-acid sequence MPSSALAVLLFPALALIALGGNMLLLTNMQVGNLFGTHRSTVITLINGAFDSSAVIFLIIKVVHQAGISLKASFLFMSACSIIHVLRTFFLLPRTIIPYPLPDDYTYGFFCGKLKKSEDSENGDLQMRTNETQSAQEETAKPEKTFRECVLSKFFFFCLIWFSVIHLRLVLFIGTLQTTLNLLTDGEPSLVGQYINAFAFTQLCGFLCAPWNGLIMDRLKRKYKVSGMTDCEAELNSSVISLFMTALMALVFSICAAIPVLPLQYFTFVMQVLCRAFLFGSNAAFISAAFPPCHFGKVFGLVLSLGAAVSLLQYACFTVVENVLDGDPLYVNIAMVLLMLFSFIHPLSVFLHCRRIASQQNK; translated from the exons ATGCCTTCATCAGCCTTGGCCGTCCTGCTTTTCCCAGCACTCGCCCTCATTGCTCTGGGTGGCAACATGTTGCTCCTCACCAACATGCAG GTGGGAAATCTATTCGGCACTCATCGTTCCACTGTCATCACTCTCATTAACGGAGCCTTTGACTCTTCCGCAGTAATCTTCCTCATCATCA AGGTGGTACACCAGGCTGGCATCTCCCTCAAGGCCAGTTTCCTTTTCATGTCCGCCTGCAGCATCATTCACGTGCTCAGGACCTTCTTCCTGCTTCCCAGAACTATAATACCATACCCGCTGCCTGATGATTACACATATGG aTTTTTCTGTGGAAAATTAAAAAAGTCAGAAGATTCTGAGAATGGTGACCTGCAGATGAGAACAAACGAAACGCAATCTGCCCAGGAGGAAACTGCAAAACCAG AGAAAACTTTTCGTGAGTGTGTTCTGTccaaattcttcttcttttgcctCATCTGGTTTTCGGTGATCCACCTGAGGCTTGTTCTGTTCATCGGGACGCTTCAAACCACGCTGAATTTGCTAACGGATGGAGAGCCCTCACTCG TGGGCCAGTACATCAATGCTTTTGCTTTCACCCAACTGTGTGGATTTCTATGTGCTCCCTGGAATGGTCTCATCATGGACAGACTGAAGCGCAAATACAAAGTTTCAG GAATGACTGATTGTGAGGCAGAATTGAATTCCTCCGTTATTTCTCTCTTCATGACGGCGTTGATGGCGCTGGTGTTCTCAATTTGCGCCGCCATCCCTGTGCTGCCTCTCCAGTACTTCACCTTCGTCATGCAAGTGCTCTGTCGTGCCTTCCTGTTTGGCAGTAATGCAGCTTTCATCAGTGCGGC TTTCCCACCGTGCCACTTTGGGAAAGTTTTTGGCCTCGTACTTAGTCTCGGGGCAGCCGTTTCCTTACTGCAGTACGCCTGCTTTACTGTGGTAGAAAATGTTCTGGATGGAGATCCTTTATAT GTGAACATCGCTATGGTGCTGCTTATGCTGTTCTCCTTCATCCACCCCTTGTCCGTCTTTTTACACTGCCGAAGAATTGCATCCCAACAAAACAAATAG
- the smtnl1 gene encoding smoothelin-like 1: MDGDAVKQETPEFSEGTSQTDSSENKQTDETELVQNSDPGGGTSEAGAVEGQGLMAQLREDPTPQVGGEEAADTHPLQTTASKSVEEDRKDPGEDEKGEEREEVKNKDMVEEKVDSKEEVKENISEAKSIDKKPETVEEKKQVKEDQAKDKESLKEAEKQGKAKRNPKATPHALSRPRPSARCGRASKKSDIIAKFQQGAPETPIPRNFKIQKSSTASATGSSIKQRILQWCRSKTQHYQGVNIENFSSSWCDGMAFCALIHRYFPDAFDYNELKPTEREKNFTLAFQTAESLADCWPLLEVSDMLMMGNNPDPMCVFTYVQSLCHSLSKLEKEKKDKEEKDKADEEKAEKGEDAAKDLSVDKDESEHGENRTLMSDQEEKSRDSSETTGQEEEAPKSCETEGDGEVLVQAES, from the exons ATGGATGGAGATGCAGTAAAGCAGGAGACGCCTGAGTTTTCAGAGGGGACAAGTCAGACTGACTCAAGCGAGAACAAGCAG ACAGATGAAACAGAGCTCGTGCAGAACAGCGACCCAGGAGGCGGGACTTCAGAGGCGGGTGCAGTGGAAGGTCAGGGGCTAATGGCACAGTTGAGGGAGGATCCCACACCACAAGTCGGGGGTGAGGAGGCTGCGGACACACATCCACTGCAGACCACTGCGTCAAAGTCGGTTGAAGAAGACCGGAAGGACCCTGGAGAGGACGAGAAGGGGGAAGAGAGGGAGGAGGTCAAAAATAAAGATATGGTGGAGGAGAAGgttgacagcaaagaggaagttaAAGAAAATATAAGCGAAGCCAAAAGCATTGATAAAAAGCCAGAAACTGTGGAGGAGAAAAAACAAGTCAAAGAAGATCAAGCAAAAGACAAAGAAAGTCTAAAAGAGGCCGAAAAACAAGGGAAGGCCAAAAGAAACCCAAAAGCAACACCTCACGCTCTGTCCCGTCCGAGACCCTCGGCTCGCTGTGGCCGAGCGTCCAAAAAGAGCGACATCATCGCTAAGTTCCAACAGGGCGCACCTGA GACGCCAATACCACGCAACTTCAAAATTCAGAAGTCATCCACAGCTTCGGCCACGGGGTCTTCCATCAAGCAGAGGATTTTACAGTGGTGCCGGAGCAAAACTCAACACTATCAG GGCGTCAACATAGAAAACTTCTCTTCATCTTGGTGTGACGGGATGGCTTTCTGTGCATTGATCCACCGCTACTTCCCCGATGCGTTTGACTACAACGAGTTGAAGCCCACTGAACGGGAGAAGAATTTTACACTGGCCTTCCAAACTGCAGA GTCACTGGCAGACTGCTGGCCACTGCTGGAAGTGTCTGACATGCTCATGATGGGCAACAACCCGGACCCAATGTGTGTGTTCACCTACGTCCAGTCCCTGTGCCACAGCCTCTCCAAACTggagaaagagaagaaagatAAAGAGGAGAAAGATAAAGCAGATGAAGAGAAGGCTGAGAAGGGAGAGGATGCCGCCAAAGACCTGTCAGTGGACAAGGATGAGTCCGAGCATGGTGAGAACAGGACACTGATGAGTGACCAGGAGGAGAAAAGCAGAGATAGCTCAGAAACAACTGGACAGGAAGAAGAGGCACCAAAGAGCTGTGAGACAGAAGGAGATGGAGAGGTGCTTGTGCAGGCAGAGTCCTAG